The following are from one region of the Sorghum bicolor cultivar BTx623 chromosome 2, Sorghum_bicolor_NCBIv3, whole genome shotgun sequence genome:
- the LOC8054621 gene encoding axoneme-associated protein mst101(2), protein MAKKEKNVACESESESVSESEDESDDDEIDQHLARLSKKDKLMVLKVIEKIEDEEEKLHEQDEFVIKKIKWLEKLTKEHEKLKCSHAKDENDMLKDKVESLTSKNETLQESHASQPSIEHVLVETCDDSITIENEELKEEVERLRRDLIQWEGKCNAQPSQDNREDMMKKLEKGSTNACIKLHLEGHKSNNGKVKGQARNVQSVQNAAVVLKAVRVHECGSAASQCDGATPRQNRKVPKVTKVHFQPKKTLITCFKCKKEGHHVRDCTLKKEEKGMSKIQEKNKMTHVKCSNMGHNASMCSSKANDQATLPNMKIRRSKRKCYGCNKKGHEIASCPYMRDEVLASSSKRLVNKFT, encoded by the exons ATGGCTAAGAAAGAGAAGAATGTGGCATGTGAGAGTGAGAGTGAAAGTGTGAGTGAGAGTGaagatgaaagtgatgatgatgagatcgatcaacatcttgCACGCCTAAGCAAGAAAGACAAGTTGATGGTGCTCAAGGTCATAGAGAAAAttgaagatgaagaagaaaaacTCCATGAGCAAGATGAGTTTGTCATCAAAAAGATCAAATGGTTGGAGAAGTTGACCAAAGAGCATGAAAAGCTTAAGTGCTCTCATGCTA AAGATGAGAAtgatatgctcaaggacaaagtGGAGAGTCTCACTAGCAAGAATGAGACTTTGCAAGAAAGTCATG CAAGTCAACCTTCCATTGAGCATGTACTTGTAGAAACTTGTGATGACTCCATTACAATAGAAAATGAAGAGCTCAAGgaagaggttgagaggctaagaAGGGATTTGATTCAATGGGAAGGCAAGTGCAATGCTCAACCTTCTCAAGATAACCGTGAAGACATGATGAAGAAGCTTGAGAAGGGATCAACTAATGCATGCATCAAGCTCCATCTAGAAGGCCACAAGTCAAACAATGGCAAAGTCAAGGGACAAGCTAGAAATGTGCAGTCTGTCCAAAATGCAGCAGTTGTGCTCAAGGCTGTGAGGGTTCATGAATGTGGCAGTGCCGCATCCCAGTGTGATGGTGCTACACCTAGACAAAACAGGAAAGTCCCCAAGGTCACAAAGGTGCACTTTCAACCAAAGAAGACTCTCATCACTTGCTTCAAGTGCAAGAAAGAGGGTCACCATGTCAGAGATTGCACTCTGAAGAAAGAAGAGAAGGGCATGAGCAAGATCCAAGAGAAGAACAAAAtgactcatgtcaagtgctccaaCATGGGACACAATGCCTCTATGTGTTCCAGCAAGGCTAATGACCAAGCAACACTTCCAAACATGAAGATAAGAAGAAGCAAGAGGAAGTGTTATGGATGTAATAAGAAGGGTCATGAAATTGCATCATGCCCCTACATGAGGGATGAAGTCTTGGCATCATCAAGTAAGAGGCTTGTCAACAAG TTTACATGA